One genomic window of Pelagicoccus enzymogenes includes the following:
- a CDS encoding ammonium transporter has protein sequence MKRIKTLLPLLALLSLPQICLGQDAAADGTVDTGTTAWMLISTALVLFMVPGLAMFYGGLVRTKNVISTMMHSFVAMAVIGVLWVVCGYALTFGDSVLGGFIGWNPDYFMLKGIDNSIVDGIPEYIVAMFQGKFAIITPALISGALAERVFFRGYVCFIALWFLFVYCPLCHWIWSADGWLLNVGAAGVIDLAGGLVIHVSAGTSALVVALFLGKRQGNPRDLINPNNLVMTMMGAGFLWVGWFGFNAGSTVQSGLDTARALTMTQISGASGALAWTLIEAIKFKKVTSLGFVSGILSGLVVITPAAAVVQPMGAILLGAASSCVCFLALKAKDKLGYDDTLDCFGIHGVGSGLGVVLLAFLLRPSWLADAAAGTESGVWTAMDQFGIQMLGMGATIGLSAVATYIICVLVAKTVGFRVDKQSEIVGLDQSLHGEHGYGLAKGE, from the coding sequence ATGAAGCGAATAAAAACCCTCCTCCCTCTACTCGCTCTACTGTCCCTCCCTCAAATCTGCCTTGGCCAGGACGCCGCGGCAGACGGAACAGTAGATACCGGAACGACCGCGTGGATGCTCATATCCACCGCTCTTGTCCTCTTCATGGTCCCAGGCCTGGCCATGTTTTACGGCGGCTTGGTGCGGACCAAGAACGTCATCAGCACCATGATGCACAGCTTCGTGGCCATGGCAGTTATCGGCGTGCTCTGGGTCGTCTGCGGCTACGCCCTGACCTTCGGCGACAGCGTGCTCGGCGGTTTCATAGGCTGGAATCCCGACTACTTCATGCTCAAGGGTATCGACAACAGTATCGTGGACGGCATTCCGGAGTACATCGTCGCCATGTTCCAAGGCAAGTTTGCCATTATCACACCGGCCCTGATCAGCGGCGCCCTAGCAGAGCGCGTATTCTTTCGTGGATACGTTTGCTTCATCGCCCTCTGGTTCCTTTTCGTCTACTGCCCGCTTTGCCACTGGATCTGGTCAGCCGACGGCTGGCTGCTCAACGTGGGAGCAGCAGGCGTTATCGACCTCGCTGGCGGGCTCGTCATTCACGTCTCCGCCGGCACCAGCGCCTTGGTAGTCGCCCTCTTCCTAGGTAAGCGACAGGGAAACCCGCGCGATCTCATCAATCCCAACAACCTTGTCATGACCATGATGGGCGCTGGATTCCTCTGGGTAGGCTGGTTCGGGTTCAACGCCGGCTCCACCGTGCAGTCCGGCCTCGACACGGCTCGAGCCCTCACCATGACCCAGATTTCCGGAGCCTCCGGAGCCCTCGCTTGGACGCTAATCGAAGCCATCAAATTCAAGAAGGTCACCTCACTCGGCTTCGTTTCCGGCATCCTTTCTGGCCTCGTGGTCATCACTCCTGCAGCCGCCGTGGTACAACCCATGGGGGCAATCCTGCTGGGAGCTGCCTCCTCTTGCGTCTGCTTCCTAGCCCTCAAAGCCAAGGATAAACTCGGCTACGACGACACCCTCGACTGCTTCGGTATCCACGGCGTGGGGAGCGGACTCGGCGTGGTGCTGCTTGCTTTTCTCCTTCGCCCCAGCTGGCTTGCGGACGCCGCCGCCGGAACCGAGTCGGGCGTTTGGACGGCAATGGACCAATTTGGTATCCAAATGCTGGGTATGGGCGCCACTATCGGCCTGTCCGCAGTTGCGACCTACATCATTTGCGTGCTTGTGGCCAAGACGGTCGGCTTCCGGGTCGATAAGCAAAGCGAGATTGTTGGCCTCGACCAATCGCTGCACGGCGAACACGGCTACGGCCTCGCTAAGGGCGAATAG
- a CDS encoding c-type cytochrome, producing MDRSLSKFLLTCACLSITALSPANGDKVYATYCASCHGAEGAGLLGPNLTDAEILHGSTLPEIKAVIENGVPSKAMPAWSGILSPEDIQAVAQHVQSLMGRNLIGPNQEGKSTVTPFPQGSLGQPILLRTFMPTLSLADDIFPNHDQGEATPKYSPRDGTFDPVETDPAVPGIPGAIAVSFGDSLSYCFDSTECRLLYTWSGPFLDMTNYWGAGEGGRRKRFAYQAEVIGTLAFAANGPAPFEGKPRFHGYQKVYGVPQFEYSVGELKVSLIIEPGATAGEAKCTYRTNAKGALTVPLPTGSDFTISSNLGKTSKGSLHLDADQAKAFTLTITPSSDNR from the coding sequence ATGGATAGAAGCTTAAGCAAATTCCTCTTAACCTGCGCCTGCCTCAGCATAACCGCCTTGTCTCCAGCAAATGGAGACAAAGTCTACGCCACCTACTGCGCCTCCTGCCACGGAGCCGAGGGAGCCGGCCTGCTCGGCCCTAACTTGACAGATGCGGAAATTCTTCACGGCAGTACCTTGCCGGAAATCAAAGCCGTTATCGAAAACGGAGTTCCCAGCAAAGCCATGCCTGCGTGGTCGGGCATCCTCTCTCCAGAAGATATCCAAGCAGTCGCCCAACACGTGCAATCCCTCATGGGCAGAAACCTGATCGGTCCCAACCAGGAAGGTAAGTCCACCGTCACCCCCTTTCCCCAAGGATCGCTTGGCCAACCCATTTTGCTGCGCACCTTCATGCCCACCCTTTCCTTGGCGGACGACATCTTTCCGAACCACGACCAAGGAGAAGCGACGCCCAAATACAGTCCTAGGGATGGCACTTTTGACCCGGTAGAAACCGACCCTGCCGTGCCGGGCATTCCCGGAGCCATCGCCGTAAGTTTCGGCGACTCCCTTTCCTACTGCTTCGATTCGACCGAGTGCCGCTTGCTTTACACCTGGAGCGGTCCCTTCCTCGATATGACCAACTATTGGGGAGCGGGAGAAGGCGGACGCCGCAAACGCTTCGCCTACCAAGCGGAGGTCATCGGCACCCTGGCCTTCGCCGCCAACGGTCCCGCACCATTCGAGGGAAAGCCTCGATTCCATGGCTACCAGAAAGTTTACGGCGTACCACAATTTGAATACAGCGTCGGAGAGCTGAAGGTTTCCTTGATCATCGAACCGGGAGCCACCGCCGGCGAAGCGAAATGCACCTACCGGACAAACGCCAAAGGAGCGCTAACCGTTCCGCTGCCTACAGGATCGGATTTCACGATCAGCAGCAACCTCGGCAAAACCAGCAAGGGCTCGCTCCATCTAGACGCTGACCAAGCGAAAGCCTTCACCTTGACCATCACTCCAAGCTCCGACAACCGATGA
- a CDS encoding sugar phosphate isomerase/epimerase family protein, which yields MPKPLSRRSFNRAMLLIGGSFALSSKLAGRELRIPRIGIQSSLSNAPQIHAAGGQFVGLSVAGFLDPFGPEAEFAAKLDEAAKSPIPIYTCNSFIRAKHLHCTGPEANHDEVVAYCEIAFDRAKRAKVSNITFGSSGSRNIPEGFDYDTAIEQFVSLLKRLGPLAAARGVTVSVEQLQSRECNFINRISEVERVVRAANHPNIRGVADFYHMAAEGDTPEQLASAADIIHHVEIAELEGRRVPGTSGQDFRPFLGVLKKADYRGAIGIEGRWEISEIEAAFAEIKKQWIEA from the coding sequence ATGCCAAAACCATTGAGTCGCCGTTCTTTTAACCGGGCGATGCTCCTCATCGGAGGATCCTTTGCCCTTTCCTCAAAGCTCGCGGGACGAGAGCTGCGAATCCCTCGCATCGGTATCCAGTCATCGCTGAGCAACGCCCCGCAGATCCATGCTGCCGGCGGCCAGTTCGTGGGCCTCAGCGTCGCCGGGTTCCTCGACCCCTTCGGCCCGGAAGCCGAGTTCGCCGCAAAATTGGACGAGGCCGCAAAATCCCCAATCCCGATCTACACCTGCAACAGCTTCATCCGGGCGAAGCACCTGCACTGCACCGGCCCCGAAGCCAACCATGACGAAGTGGTCGCCTACTGCGAAATTGCCTTCGACCGAGCGAAACGGGCGAAGGTGTCCAACATTACTTTCGGCAGCTCCGGCTCGCGCAACATCCCCGAAGGATTCGACTACGACACCGCCATCGAACAATTCGTATCCCTCCTCAAACGACTCGGCCCCCTCGCCGCCGCTCGCGGCGTCACTGTAAGCGTAGAGCAACTACAGTCTCGCGAGTGCAACTTCATCAACCGCATCTCCGAAGTCGAAAGAGTCGTCCGGGCAGCCAACCATCCCAACATTCGGGGCGTAGCCGACTTCTACCACATGGCCGCCGAAGGCGACACCCCGGAGCAACTGGCTTCCGCCGCCGACATCATCCATCACGTGGAAATCGCAGAACTAGAAGGCCGCCGCGTTCCCGGCACCAGCGGACAAGACTTCCGCCCCTTCCTAGGCGTTTTGAAAAAAGCCGATTACCGGGGCGCCATCGGCATCGAAGGCCGCTGGGAAATTTCCGAAATCGAAGCAGCGTTCGCAGAGATCAAAAAACAATGGATAGAAGCTTAA
- a CDS encoding DUF7133 domain-containing protein: protein MKPFTIALSLFAITASPLFAGSYQIEAIEVPHYVMPEVGGLGFTPDGELVVALRRHGILMAQPSADPTAFPWRSFSTDSLHNPCGIQVISKSEVIVSQMPELTRITDTDGDGIADNYENIASPWGVSGNYHETNALVPDGQGGWYVAVGTASHNGPTFTHTRGTFAPNGRTGRNYAAVPWKGWILHVDSTGNSTPVAGGFRAPNGIVIDPQGHLLATDNQGDWRGTSPLYHIEKGNFYGHPSSLVWDKEFTKNVSQDPLQYYIDDFEQYQKDRTRAVIEFPQGFMCNSPSEPLFDTTDGAFGPFTGQAFVGDIAGDRILRCMIEEVDGVLQGAVVKFIDGGIGGGTNRLVFSPDGKTLYVGQTYRGWGNLAEGLKRVTYTDELPFEVQNIELEKDGFRLTFTKPIDSKKAYKLSNYNVKSYWYKSHHAYGSPQMDLQELGVSKVEVDGKTLFMQIPNLQADRIAEINLPSALAATDGTPLGQGQICYTIRKLKK, encoded by the coding sequence ATGAAGCCCTTTACTATCGCCCTAAGCCTGTTCGCGATCACGGCGTCACCGCTGTTCGCCGGTAGCTACCAGATCGAAGCCATCGAAGTTCCGCACTACGTCATGCCCGAAGTCGGCGGCCTCGGCTTCACGCCGGACGGCGAACTCGTCGTCGCCCTGCGGCGCCATGGCATCCTGATGGCCCAACCATCCGCTGACCCGACCGCCTTTCCGTGGAGATCCTTCTCTACCGACAGCCTGCACAACCCTTGCGGGATTCAAGTCATCTCAAAAAGCGAAGTCATCGTTTCCCAGATGCCGGAGCTCACCCGCATCACCGATACCGACGGCGACGGCATTGCCGACAACTACGAAAACATAGCCTCCCCGTGGGGCGTGAGCGGCAACTACCACGAAACCAACGCCCTTGTCCCCGACGGCCAAGGCGGATGGTATGTCGCAGTCGGCACCGCATCACACAACGGCCCGACATTCACCCATACCCGCGGAACCTTCGCTCCGAACGGTCGCACCGGACGCAACTACGCGGCCGTGCCCTGGAAAGGTTGGATCTTGCACGTCGATTCCACAGGAAACTCCACTCCCGTCGCCGGCGGTTTTCGCGCCCCAAACGGCATTGTCATCGATCCCCAAGGACACCTTCTCGCCACAGACAACCAAGGCGACTGGCGAGGCACCTCCCCGCTCTACCATATCGAAAAAGGCAATTTCTACGGGCATCCCTCTAGCCTCGTCTGGGACAAGGAATTCACCAAAAACGTATCACAAGACCCACTACAATACTACATCGACGACTTCGAGCAGTATCAAAAGGACCGCACTCGAGCCGTCATCGAGTTCCCCCAAGGCTTCATGTGCAATTCTCCCAGCGAGCCCCTCTTCGATACCACCGACGGCGCCTTCGGCCCCTTCACCGGACAAGCCTTTGTGGGCGACATCGCCGGCGACCGCATCCTCCGCTGCATGATCGAGGAAGTGGACGGTGTTCTGCAGGGAGCGGTGGTCAAGTTCATCGACGGCGGCATAGGCGGCGGCACCAATCGTCTCGTTTTCAGTCCCGACGGCAAAACCCTCTATGTCGGCCAAACCTACCGCGGCTGGGGCAACCTCGCCGAGGGCCTCAAACGCGTCACCTACACCGACGAGCTCCCCTTCGAAGTCCAGAACATCGAGCTCGAGAAGGACGGTTTCCGTCTGACGTTTACCAAGCCTATCGACTCGAAAAAGGCGTATAAGTTAAGTAACTACAACGTAAAGAGCTATTGGTACAAATCCCACCACGCCTACGGCAGCCCGCAAATGGATTTGCAGGAACTGGGCGTTTCCAAAGTCGAGGTAGACGGGAAGACGCTGTTCATGCAGATCCCGAACCTGCAAGCGGACCGCATCGCAGAAATCAACCTGCCAAGCGCCCTCGCCGCCACCGACGGCACCCCACTGGGCCAAGGGCAGATTTGCTACACGATCCGCAAGCTGAAAAAATAG